Within the Paramormyrops kingsleyae isolate MSU_618 chromosome 2, PKINGS_0.4, whole genome shotgun sequence genome, the region CCAGGGCTGTGTTACCATTATCCTCAAGTAGCGACTGTATTTGTTCaggatttgtacttcagtagtaacagAGTTTTTACTATTAGTATTTGAGCCCTgtcaaataaagtgttaaatTCTTATCTGCGACATTTAAGGTGAATAAGAATTCCCCAGTCTTCAGTTAGCAATGACATAAATGATCTATCAGTGCAGTGCCCAAAATTTTGCTTCCTTTTATAGTTCCACTTGGTTGGGTAATTAAGGCACCAATATGTGGGTTTTGGGGGAAAGTGAGCTAAGCTGCTTGATGGATGCATGGAGTGTGTGGAAATGAacttaacacaaaaacaactgCCAGAAAACAACTGCTTTTTCAGTTGTAGGACCTGCGTGAGATTTCAGCAATGAAATCACTACCCTGGGTATCTAATTATGGACGTAATTCTTATTATATTTATGAATCACACCAAATTTCCTCAGAATAACAAGTATCAAAGGTTGTGTATGTGttcgttttttaaaaaaaataagttttATTACACTGTTTTGCGATGTCGGCCCTACTTGTAAATCTGAGCACAATAGGCCTACAATGTTTAGTCAATATGAGAAAGCGCCACAAAACAGGCTGTTTTCAAAGCTGTATGGTAGGAAAATTCTGTAATGGATATGCAGCAATTAAAAGCTTCTTGCAGCTGACTCAAAGTGGCAATAAAAGCGAAAGAACCCGTCTGTCTCTATGCTGACTCCATGGAGACGCACAAAAAAGCCCGAAAGCAGGTTTCAAGAGCGCAGGGATTAGAGAGGAGACATTTCCTATCGTCTCCAGCATGATTGCAACGAATTTAAGCGCAATCACCGCGCATAAATACTTATTAATATAGTAAAACAACGTACGATTGTGCGGGAATAGTTTTATGTGATAAGCAAGCTATATTTATTTGTTGTACATGTTAAAATCAAAATTCAACTTTAAAGGATGGACGCCCGTGTGCGATGAAGGCGTGTTTGTAACGCACACTGTAAGCTCCCCTGGTGCTGCCATGTGATCGGGGCCTGGAGGCGttttcctgctgtcatttacaCTCCAGGTCAATAATAAAGGCTTTATCACCAAGTATAACTGTTGTCAAGAAACAGTGATTCAAAGCTCCCCGCCGATGGGATCTGTGCCAAGCAGCTCACTGCTTTTTTAACTGGGAAAAGTAGAGAAAGCGCCCGCAGTAGAAGGCTGGAGTAAACCCTCCACACAGGAAATGTTTGTCACAGTGCAATTTGGAGGTAAGTATACACAATAAGTATTTAGTAAATAACTTACTTAGGTACGACGTCTTCATTCCAAGTTGAATTATTATATTACGTGACAGATGCAAATCACTAGCAAATTTGCCtattcacagaaaaaaacagatatcAGTGGAATGATCGATTCTAAAAAGTGTTTTTCATTATGCCGTTCGGATCCACGACTTCTATGCATATAAAGGACTTACACGAACTTTAAGGAACTCCGCTAACTTTTTTCCACAGAAAATCAGCAGGAAATTTTCAATCCGGACTGCAGGATCATTAATTTCATTCACTGTCTAAAAGAGCGTTGTAATGTGGACCCCGAAGGTAAGAATAAAATTAAACCCCAATTCAACTGATAAATCTTGATCTGATATCACTCTTGTTACTATTGTAAGTCGTTTCGGTAGCCTAAATAAATAGCCCTGTGAGGTGCAACAATCTTGGACTGTGCTGATCTTTTTGGGGATTTTTATTGTTAATACAGTTATTATTGATTCGTTATGCTGGAGATCGCAATCACAGTGTCGATCGGGACGAAGGACTCGAGGGTAGGCGTGGTTGCAAAAAAATAAGAGGTTTATTGAACTCAAAGGACAAAGATTGTAAATAAACTGGATGGTGGGGATCAAAACGGGAGGACCACAAATTAGGAAGGGCACAGGTAATTGGAAGGTACGACGTCAATGACTGTACTGACGAACACACTTATACTTACGACTAAGGAGAGAGTTcacgagaggcagctgggagtgattaacaGGAAGGTTAGGATCCTTCccaggccccgcccctcccAGGCCTTTCCGGTTTGAAAGAAAAGTTTTTCACCCTTTTCCAGTGTAGTTTATCTGTTTAACATGTTTGTAAGAAAATGTCCTATGCATATACTTGTGCACGATCTATGTGTCATAATCATCAATCTATTATAAAtctatgttatttttttcagttcaaAGTATTACAGTTTATGCATAAAAATTCACACAACATAAacacaaatagttttttttaattgacatTAGCAGTTGTTTATGATTACTTGTCAAAGACGTCCCTAGATATTTATTGACCACTTTTAAAACCTGAAGCATTCTGGATATTCTTCATGGTATAAAGCGTATAATATGTTGTAAACATCCATCACATTATCTATTGCGTTATTCATTCTGGATACATGAAACACATTAACATCAGGACTGAAATAATTCCAAAGCAACATCGTTacatgatttaaaaattttattctCTGTTGCACATGCGGGGTCCTAAGTGTGGCGAGGCTTGAGCAGCCGTATATTATTGAGGGGAAGGTTATTAGTTTATCAAATAAGGTAAAAACAAAGTGCATGTATTAAATGATAAATACTGATTAAACCCGGTAAGGATTATAAGTTATTTGCGGTAGTGGAAAAGCATGCCCTACGAGACGGTGTGAATACCGGCTTTAGAGCGTGTGGACCTGCTGGACACGGGCGGCGAGCTGGTCTCCCTGAGCGGCCGTGAGCGCTCCACGGAGCCGGCCAGCAGCCTGCTGAAGGACCGGCACAGCTACGTCCTCGTCCGGCTCACCCGTGAGTTTTCAGTCGATCTCCACTTACAGTACATGCATAACCTTAGTTGCCTCAAGTAATTTCCAGTTTTGTGTGTTATTCTCGGTTAGGCCTATTTGAAACATAATTGAAAAGCAGCAtggatttttcttttaatatttcaaaataaattagAGAAATTGAAATACATTATGCTTCTATGGTAGTTTGTAGCAGTAGAATTAAAAACtgaacaaatttaataaaacgCTTTCTTGCCTTTTATCATATtccatttttaatgtttaattacaCTAATTCATCAATATTGTTTGTTGCTGGCCTGTGTGCACCtgtgtgctttttttccccttaataACTAAATTAAACAATAACATTTCACTGTGTTTAGCCATGGAAGGTCCAGAGGGGAACAGAAGTGAGCCCCTCCTATGTGATGTGGGGAAGAGCCATCCCGCATTGGCAGGTAAATCGACTAACAATCGAGGTGCAGACACAGTAACCGGCCACATGCGAGCTGTTCTGCCTCGCACTTTTTTCTCAGTGGGAGATTGCCTTAATTTGGCATCTCGGTGACAAGCTGGCCTTTTAAGCAGGCGTGACGATAGCAGCTGCAGAGGAGGGATTTGCTGTGCTCAGTGGACGCCTCCTGGTCATCTGAGGTGAGCCCCTGGATTTCAGCTCTGTCTAAAGAAGCATCCTTAGGGATGGGACTGAGTCAGCCCCTCCAGGCGCAAAAGGGGAAAGGTCACGTAATGGATGACAAGATTAGTATGATTTTGGGTCCGTACGCAACCCACCTGCCCCACTAGTGAAACCAAATCAGACACGTAGCCATGAGCCTGCACCCTCCTCGAAATTTGCTGCAGCCTCCCGCTTGGCAAAATATACTGAGCATTATCAAAACCCTCCCTCCCACGAAATTAATTTCTGGCTTCAGGTCTGACCCATCTCACAACATGAAGGGTAGCACAGTGGTTAAGATGACAGCACTGACCCAGGGTCGCCAACTTTCACGcatctcacgctttcagacttaCTCTCACGCAAGAATTCTTACGGGAAATCTagattatttcattataaacctaaaatcaactgcatcaaaagcgttggggtagtttgcaaacctcacagactatttacaaggtaataagaCTCTTACGTACCTGTGAATGcgtgtgcatctgtgtgcagacttgtcttgaataGGAAATCGCACTCCAGCAAGCTGCAAAAACATGCAGATAtgctaactggtgtctctaagtTGCCCGTAGAgtctgagtgtgtgcatgtggccTGCAATAGTCTAGCAAACAGGATGTATCGCCTTGTGCACCATGTTGCATGGGAtaatgggataggctccagatcaacccacccccccactcatGACCCTAACCAGCATCTTTCTTTAGAACATAGATGGAGTAGTTAATGACAACACAGTTTGATTTAAATACTGAGTCTTGGGATTTATAATATTTAATGTTTGACAAATAACTAAAGTGCCTTTGAAAGTTAAATGACTGAAAGTTTTATTTGATACACAGCCAGGATGATTAAATATGTCCCCAGATGAACAGGATAGAAGATATTAATCAGAGACAATGAAGTAATAGAAAATATTGGAAAGTGCCATGATTCAATATGCTGCGTACCTCTATGACGAAATAGTTTGTGGACTATCTGGACTGATCGGAATCCCTGCTTTAATTGATGCTAAAATGTAATATGACATTCACCTAAGCCATAATAATAAAAGGCTTGATTAAATAACACACAGTCATACACCATGTCTTAATTgaagacatttttaaatgttcacaTTCCAAGCTGGTAAAAGTTCActttatggacaaaagtattgggacacctggccattacacctacaggaacttttatgacatcccattctaaatcagtaggcatcaatatggagttggttccccctttgcagctataacagctgccactcttctggggaggctttccacaagattgtGGAGTATGTCTGAGGGAATTTTAGCCCATTCAACCAAAAGGGCATTTCTGagatcaggcactgatgttggacctGAAGGCCTGGCTCATAATCTCCGTTCTAGCTTAGAGAACCGTTCCACATCACTGCTTTACACCAATGGCTTGACTTATCGTCTAATAAGCTTGAGATCACGTGCAGACACCTGGATGCCCGTTCCAGTGAGTCCAGGGCTTCCTAGGAAACATGGGAGTGGACACCCTGGACAGTATCAGTTGAATCTTGTTTATGTGACACATACTAGTGGTGGGAAGGTGGGGGTGAGCTGAGATTAATGGGCTGGATATGGGATGAAAATGTTGGAAATGCG harbors:
- the LOC111855118 gene encoding uncharacterized protein C22orf15 isoform X1: MFVTVQFGENQQEIFNPDCRIINFIHCLKERCNVDPEERVDLLDTGGELVSLSGRERSTEPASSLLKDRHSYVLVRLTPMEGPEGNRSEPLLCDVGKSHPALAELLKRLANPHKERDKRGLGSRKSRQLRDTPTNHMTKSKSPRRAGGTQSKS
- the LOC111855118 gene encoding uncharacterized protein C22orf15 isoform X2, yielding MFVTVQFGENQQEIFNPDCRIINFIHCLKERCNVDPEERVDLLDTGGELVSLSGRERSTEPASSLLKDRHSYVLVRLTPMEGPEGNRSEPLLCDVGKSHPALAGVTIAAAEEGFAVLSGRLLVI